A genomic region of Branchiostoma lanceolatum isolate klBraLanc5 chromosome 4, klBraLanc5.hap2, whole genome shotgun sequence contains the following coding sequences:
- the LOC136434120 gene encoding uncharacterized protein has protein sequence MATAKSDQQSKDNASVEKTSMFRRMVHKLKKESIEDDLEVGTKIKPTERVSTEPSLREAKECTGALSEELQDLQKAGKTSMFRRMINKLKKESGEEDLDAASKPSQRGGSEPSLKDVIEYTDALLENLQDLQNLFRTKQHYTSLFVRRLQEQTEENHEQENKILR, from the exons ATGGCGACTGCAAAGTCAGATCAACAGTCTAAGGACAACGCCAGCGTCGAGAAGACATCAATGTTTCGGAGAATGGTCCATAAATTGAAGAAAGAATCAATAGAAGACGACTTGGAGGTTGGGACTAAGATCAAA CCGACCGAGAGAGTCAGCACAGAGCCCTCGTTAAGAGA GGCAAAAGAGTGCACTGGGGCTCTTTCAGAAGAACTGCAAGACCTCCAGAA AGCAGGGAAGACTTCAATGTTCAGAAGGATGATCAACAAACTGAAAAAGGAGTCGGGTGAAGAAGACTTGGATGCTGCGTCCAAG CCAAGTCAGAGAGGCGGCAGTGAGCCCTCGTTGAAAGA CGTGATAGAGTACACTGATGCTCTTTTGGAGAACCTACAAGACCTTCAGAA CTTGTTTCGGACGAAACAACACTACACCTCCCTTTTTGTCAG GAGGCTACAAGAGCAAACTGAAGAAAACCACGAACAGGAGAACAAGATTCTGAGGTAA
- the LOC136434121 gene encoding uncharacterized protein produces MSRPARSSNGILVQLRDEGVLPGLKQRDNAVAFHVPAENPDTPPRYRMRLKKLEKRMEERREKVKKPCPESADDLKRQLSDAEVRRQELLGKKTDKISTTSAEKATKVKAKKATRKMSSSFVITSTSDSDVITTRESHRTKQMERQLKERRRRVAKNTSVDALETR; encoded by the exons ATGTCGCGCCCAGCCAGATCTTCAAACGGCATCCTAGTCCAGCTACGAGATGAGGGGGTGCTACCCGGCCTGAAACAGCGCGACAATGCCGTCGCCTTCCATGTACCGGCCGAGAACCCCGACACTCCTCCCCGCTACCGCATGAGGCTGAAGAAACTGGAGAAGAGGATGGAGGAACGTCGTGAGAAGGTGAAGAAGCCCTGCCCGGAATCTGCTGACGATCTCAAGAGGCAGCTTAGCGACGCGGAGGTTAGGAGACAG GAGTTGTTGGGCAAGAAGACCGACAAGATTTCTACGACGTCTGCTGAGAAAGCAACCAAGGTCAAAGCCAAGAAGGCGACCAGGAAGATGAGCAGTTCCTTCGTCATCACCTCCACCAGCGACTCTGACGTCATCACTACCCGGGAATCCCACAGGACCAAGCAGATGGAGAGACAgctgaaggagagaaggcggcGTGTAGCAAAGAACACGTCAGTTGACGCACTGGAGACGCGTTAG